A single region of the Leptothrix cholodnii SP-6 genome encodes:
- the ftsH gene encoding ATP-dependent zinc metalloprotease FtsH, producing MNNQWFSKVAVWMVIALVLFTVFKQFDRTATAGNQIGYSEFLEEVRAKRIREVVLQENPGGAEIEALTTDDKRIRTTATYLDRGLVGDLIANGVKFKVKPREEPSLLTSLLISWGPMLLLIGVWVYFMRQMQGGGKGGAFSFGKSRARMLDESNNSVTFADVAGCDEAKEEVKELVDFLKDPQKFQKLGGRIPRGVLMVGPPGTGKTLLAKSIAGEAKVPFFSISGSDFVEMFVGVGAARVRDMFEQAKKNAPCIIFIDEIDAVGRHRGAGLGGGNDEREQTLNQMLVEMDGFETNLGVIVIAATNRPDILDPALLRPGRFDRQVYVTLPDVRGREQILNVHMRKIPMGQDIRADILARGTPGFSGADLANLVNEAALFAARRSARVVEMVDFEKAKDKIMMGPERKSMVMPEEERKNTAYHESGHALVARLMPKTDPVHKVTIIPRGRALGLTMQLPEGDRYSLDKERMLSTISVLFGGRIAEEVFMNQMTTGASNDFERATQIARDMVTRYGMTEELGPMVYAENEGEVFLGRSITKQVNVSEETMKKVDKEIRKIIDTQYSLARQLIEENQDKMHTMARALLDWETIDSDQIEDIMQGRQPRPPKDWVPPASKPPGGPSNPSVSPNAAATV from the coding sequence GTGAACAATCAATGGTTCTCCAAAGTTGCAGTGTGGATGGTGATCGCCCTGGTGCTGTTCACCGTGTTCAAGCAGTTCGACCGCACGGCGACCGCTGGTAACCAGATCGGCTATTCGGAGTTTCTCGAGGAAGTGCGCGCCAAGCGCATTCGCGAGGTGGTGCTGCAGGAAAATCCTGGTGGTGCCGAGATCGAAGCCCTGACCACCGATGACAAGCGCATTCGCACCACGGCCACCTACCTGGATCGTGGCCTCGTGGGCGACCTCATCGCCAACGGAGTCAAGTTCAAGGTCAAGCCGCGTGAAGAGCCGTCATTGCTGACGAGCCTGCTGATTTCCTGGGGGCCGATGCTGCTGCTGATCGGCGTATGGGTCTACTTCATGCGCCAGATGCAAGGCGGTGGCAAGGGCGGCGCTTTCAGCTTCGGCAAGAGCCGTGCGCGCATGCTCGACGAGAGCAACAACTCCGTCACCTTCGCCGACGTTGCAGGTTGCGACGAGGCGAAAGAGGAAGTCAAGGAACTGGTCGACTTCCTGAAGGACCCGCAAAAGTTCCAGAAGCTGGGCGGACGAATTCCGCGTGGCGTCTTGATGGTCGGCCCGCCGGGTACCGGTAAAACGCTTCTGGCCAAGTCCATCGCGGGTGAAGCCAAGGTTCCGTTCTTTTCGATCTCCGGCTCCGACTTCGTCGAGATGTTCGTGGGTGTCGGTGCTGCTCGCGTGCGGGACATGTTCGAGCAGGCCAAGAAGAACGCGCCGTGCATCATCTTCATCGATGAAATCGATGCTGTCGGTCGTCATCGCGGTGCTGGTCTGGGGGGCGGCAACGACGAGCGCGAGCAGACGCTCAACCAGATGCTGGTCGAGATGGATGGTTTCGAGACCAACCTCGGCGTGATCGTGATTGCAGCGACCAACCGTCCGGACATCCTGGATCCTGCGCTGCTGCGTCCGGGCCGCTTTGACCGGCAGGTCTACGTGACCTTGCCCGACGTGCGTGGGCGCGAGCAGATCCTGAACGTGCACATGCGCAAGATTCCGATGGGTCAGGACATTCGTGCCGACATCCTTGCGCGTGGCACCCCCGGTTTCTCCGGTGCCGATCTTGCCAATCTGGTCAACGAAGCAGCCCTGTTCGCTGCCCGCCGCAGCGCGCGGGTGGTCGAGATGGTCGACTTCGAGAAGGCCAAGGACAAGATCATGATGGGCCCCGAGCGCAAGTCGATGGTCATGCCCGAAGAGGAGCGCAAGAACACTGCGTACCACGAATCCGGACACGCGCTGGTTGCCCGCCTGATGCCCAAGACCGATCCGGTTCACAAGGTGACGATCATTCCGCGTGGCCGTGCTCTCGGTCTGACCATGCAGCTGCCCGAAGGCGATCGCTACAGTCTTGACAAGGAGCGGATGCTGTCGACGATTTCGGTGCTGTTCGGTGGGCGCATTGCCGAGGAGGTGTTCATGAACCAGATGACCACCGGCGCCAGCAACGACTTCGAAAGGGCCACGCAGATCGCGCGTGACATGGTGACCCGTTACGGCATGACCGAAGAACTCGGTCCGATGGTCTACGCTGAAAACGAGGGCGAAGTGTTCCTGGGCCGCTCCATCACCAAGCAGGTCAACGTTTCCGAAGAAACGATGAAGAAGGTCGACAAGGAGATCCGCAAGATCATCGATACCCAGTATTCGCTGGCTCGTCAGTTGATCGAGGAGAACCAGGACAAGATGCACACGATGGCGCGTGCATTGCTCGACTGGGAGACCATCGACTCTGACCAGATCGAAGACATCATGCAGGGTCGTCAACCGCGTCCGCCGAAGGACTGGGTGCCGCCCGCATCGAAGCCCCCCGGTGGTCCGTCGAATCCGTCCGTGAGTCCAAATGCTGCGGCGACGGTCTGA
- a CDS encoding RlmE family RNA methyltransferase produces the protein MKINTKSKKVNKAWFNDHIHDTYVKLAHKEGYRSRAAYKIKEIDETCGLIRPGQVVVDLGAVPGAWSQYVRRRFAPREAGVGGAAAGELNGRIIALDLLPFEPLEGVAFLQGDFCEEAVLAQLVGLLDGRAVDVVLSDMAPNLSGVEVTDAARIANLVELALEFAQSHLKPQGALVCKVFHGSGYSQLVDQFKRTFRVVKAVKPKASRDRSAETFLVGIGLKSTGMPNADAV, from the coding sequence ATGAAGATCAATACAAAAAGCAAGAAAGTCAACAAGGCTTGGTTCAACGACCACATCCACGATACCTATGTGAAGCTGGCGCACAAGGAGGGATATCGCTCTCGTGCCGCCTACAAGATCAAGGAGATCGACGAGACCTGTGGCCTGATCAGGCCTGGTCAGGTGGTGGTCGACCTCGGGGCCGTCCCGGGCGCCTGGAGCCAGTACGTCCGGCGCCGGTTTGCGCCACGCGAGGCGGGTGTCGGCGGGGCTGCGGCCGGTGAACTCAATGGTCGGATCATCGCCCTCGACCTGCTGCCGTTCGAACCGCTGGAGGGGGTGGCGTTCTTGCAGGGCGACTTCTGCGAAGAGGCCGTGCTTGCGCAACTGGTGGGCTTGCTCGATGGCCGCGCGGTGGACGTCGTGTTGTCCGACATGGCGCCGAACCTGTCGGGCGTCGAGGTCACCGATGCTGCGCGCATCGCCAATCTGGTCGAACTGGCGCTCGAGTTCGCCCAGAGTCACCTGAAGCCGCAGGGGGCCCTCGTGTGCAAGGTCTTCCATGGCAGCGGCTACAGCCAACTGGTCGACCAGTTCAAGCGCACGTTCAGGGTCGTCAAGGCAGTGAAGCCGAAGGCTTCACGTGACAGGTCGGCTGAAACTTTTCTGGTCGGCATCGGTCTGAAATCGACTGGCATGCCAAATGCCGATGCGGTGTGA
- a CDS encoding YhbY family RNA-binding protein yields the protein MAALQLTPAQRKQYRAAAHHLHPVVMIGAEGLTPAVIKETDAALLAHGLIKIRVFSDQRAERETLLSTLADQLKAAPIQHIGKLLVLWRPEPEKHATPAADEFKASGPRVIKILKFSKSGSQRAQVKKMTVMGNERLTVGGIVKRAKKRIISQKKRSLAE from the coding sequence ATGGCTGCCCTACAACTCACCCCTGCCCAGCGCAAGCAATATCGCGCTGCGGCACATCACCTTCACCCGGTCGTCATGATCGGCGCCGAGGGCCTAACCCCTGCTGTCATCAAGGAGACCGACGCCGCGCTGCTGGCCCACGGCTTGATCAAGATACGCGTCTTCAGCGATCAACGCGCCGAACGCGAGACCTTGCTGTCCACTCTGGCCGATCAACTCAAGGCCGCTCCCATCCAGCACATCGGCAAGCTGCTCGTCCTGTGGCGCCCTGAGCCCGAGAAGCACGCCACCCCTGCCGCGGACGAGTTCAAGGCTTCCGGGCCTCGGGTGATCAAGATCCTGAAGTTTTCCAAGAGCGGATCCCAGCGCGCCCAAGTCAAGAAGATGACCGTCATGGGCAATGAACGACTCACCGTCGGCGGCATCGTCAAGCGGGCCAAGAAACGGATCATCAGCCAGAAGAAGCGCTCGCTCGCCGAATGA
- a CDS encoding DUF4149 domain-containing protein, which yields MLGRLAALLASLWLGLVLTLGAVAAPAAFAVLERSLAGRVAGQCFRIEAQLSLGLALLLLLIHRRLACDRAAKAPEAQVSVMSAEILLVLGALFCTVLGYFALQPAMEAARAGQGAWSFGAIHGASSALFALKGVLLLVLAWRATAPRVPL from the coding sequence ATGCTCGGACGTCTCGCCGCCTTGCTGGCCAGCCTGTGGCTGGGTCTGGTACTGACGCTGGGGGCGGTGGCCGCACCGGCGGCGTTTGCCGTGCTGGAGCGCTCGTTGGCTGGCCGGGTGGCGGGGCAATGTTTCCGGATCGAGGCTCAGCTGTCGCTGGGCTTGGCCCTGCTGCTGTTGCTGATCCATCGTCGCCTCGCTTGCGACCGTGCCGCGAAGGCGCCGGAGGCGCAGGTCTCGGTGATGTCCGCCGAGATCCTGCTGGTGCTCGGGGCGCTTTTCTGTACCGTGCTGGGTTATTTCGCGCTGCAGCCGGCGATGGAGGCCGCTCGTGCAGGACAGGGGGCCTGGAGTTTCGGCGCGATTCATGGCGCCTCGAGTGCCCTGTTTGCACTCAAGGGCGTGCTGTTGCTTGTCCTGGCTTGGCGCGCAACGGCGCCTCGCGTTCCGCTCTGA
- the greA gene encoding transcription elongation factor GreA, giving the protein MATIPLTKRGAELLKEELQRLKTIERPWVINAIAEARAQGDLSENAEYEAAKDKQGFIEGRILDVEGKLAIAQVIDPAVLDAGGRVVFGATVDLEEEESGDAVTYQIVGEDEADLKKGLVSVGSPIARALIGKEAGDVAEVQAPGGVKRYEVVEVRYV; this is encoded by the coding sequence ATGGCCACGATTCCGCTGACCAAACGTGGCGCTGAACTGCTCAAGGAAGAGCTGCAGCGCCTGAAGACCATCGAACGTCCGTGGGTGATCAATGCGATTGCCGAAGCGCGCGCCCAGGGGGACCTGTCCGAGAACGCCGAGTACGAAGCCGCAAAGGACAAGCAGGGCTTCATCGAAGGCCGCATCCTGGACGTCGAGGGCAAGCTGGCGATCGCCCAGGTGATCGACCCGGCCGTGCTCGATGCCGGCGGACGGGTGGTGTTCGGCGCCACCGTCGATCTGGAGGAGGAAGAAAGCGGCGACGCCGTGACCTACCAGATCGTCGGCGAGGACGAGGCCGATCTCAAGAAGGGACTGGTCTCCGTCGGCTCGCCGATCGCCCGCGCCCTGATCGGCAAGGAAGCCGGTGACGTGGCCGAGGTTCAGGCGCCCGGTGGCGTCAAGCGCTACGAGGTCGTCGAAGTGCGTTACGTCTGA
- the carB gene encoding carbamoyl-phosphate synthase large subunit: MPKRADLKSILIIGAGPIIIGQACEFDYSGAQACKALREEGYKVILVNSNPATIMTDPATADVTYIEPITWQVVEKIIAKERPDAILPTMGGQTALNCALDLHKNGVLDKYKVEMIGANEHAIEKAEDRLKFKDAMTSIGLGSAKSGIAHSMEEAWAVQKAIQADIGGAGFPMVIRPSFTLGGTGGGIAYNPEEFEEICKRGLDLSPTKELLIEESLIGWKEYEMEVVRDKADNCIIVCSIENLDPMGIHTGDSITVAPAQTLTDREYQLLRNASIAILREIGVDTGGSNVQFSINPVDGRMVVIEMNPRVSRSSALASKATGFPIAKIAAKLAVGYTLDELKNDITGGATPASFEPSIDYVVTKIPRFAFEKFPAADSHLTTQMKSVGEVMAMGRTFQESFQKALRGLETGIDGLSERSTDRDEIIEEIGEAGPERILYVGDAFRIGLSLDEIFEETAIDPWFLAQIEQLIQTETELKTRLLASLTATELRFLKKKGFSDRRLAKLMGTNQHAVREARHALGVRPVYKRVDTCAAEFSTQTAYLYSCYENEDGECEAEPTANKKIMVLGGGPNRIGQGIEFDYCCVHAALAMREDGYETIMVNCNPETVSTDYDTSDRLYFEPVTLEDVLEIVDKEKPVGVIVQYGGQTPLKLALDLERAGVPIIGTSPDSIDAAEDRERFQKLLHELGLKQPPNRTARTEEAALALAHEIGYPLVVRPSYVLGGRAMEIVHGDKDLERYMRDAVRVSEKSPVLLDRFLDDAVEVDVDCISDGVDVMMGAIMEHIEQAGVHSGDSACSLPPYTLSTVLQDELRRQTTVMAKGLKVVGLMNVQFAIQGDVTQGLDACTVYVLEVNPRASRTVPFVSKATGQPLAKIAARCMAGQKLADQRGVGGRAPHEVIPPYFSVKEAVFPFNKFPGVDPILGPEMRSTGEVMGVGLTFGEAMLKSQLGAGSRLPTKGTVVISVKNSDKARAVGVARDLHQLGYTIVATKGTAAAIAQGGVPVKVVNKVKDGRPHIADMIKGGEIQLVFTTVDETRTAIADSRHIRTAALANRVTYYTTMAGCEAATEALKHQAGLSVVSLQELHAQLN, translated from the coding sequence ATGCCTAAGCGCGCTGACCTGAAATCCATCCTCATCATCGGCGCCGGCCCGATCATCATCGGCCAGGCCTGCGAGTTCGACTACTCCGGCGCGCAAGCCTGCAAGGCGCTGCGCGAAGAGGGCTACAAGGTCATCCTGGTCAACTCGAACCCGGCCACGATCATGACCGACCCGGCCACGGCCGACGTCACCTACATCGAGCCGATCACCTGGCAGGTGGTCGAGAAGATCATCGCCAAGGAGCGCCCGGACGCGATCCTGCCGACCATGGGCGGCCAGACGGCGCTCAACTGCGCGCTCGACCTGCACAAGAATGGCGTGCTCGACAAGTACAAGGTCGAGATGATCGGCGCCAACGAGCACGCGATCGAGAAGGCCGAGGACCGCCTGAAGTTCAAGGACGCGATGACCTCGATCGGCCTGGGCTCGGCCAAGTCGGGCATCGCGCACTCGATGGAAGAAGCCTGGGCGGTGCAGAAGGCGATCCAGGCCGACATCGGCGGCGCAGGCTTCCCGATGGTGATCCGCCCCAGCTTCACGCTGGGCGGCACCGGCGGCGGCATCGCCTACAACCCCGAAGAGTTCGAGGAGATCTGCAAGCGCGGCCTCGACCTGTCGCCGACCAAGGAACTGCTGATCGAGGAATCGCTGATCGGCTGGAAAGAGTACGAGATGGAAGTGGTCCGCGACAAGGCGGACAACTGCATCATCGTCTGCTCGATCGAGAACCTCGATCCGATGGGCATCCACACCGGCGACTCGATCACCGTGGCGCCGGCGCAGACGCTCACCGACCGCGAATACCAGCTGCTGCGCAACGCCTCGATCGCGATCCTGCGCGAGATCGGCGTCGACACCGGCGGCTCGAACGTGCAGTTCTCGATCAACCCGGTCGACGGCCGCATGGTCGTCATCGAGATGAACCCGCGCGTCTCGCGCTCGTCGGCGCTGGCCTCCAAGGCCACGGGTTTTCCGATCGCCAAGATCGCCGCCAAGCTGGCCGTGGGCTACACGCTCGACGAGCTGAAGAACGACATCACCGGCGGCGCCACGCCGGCCTCGTTCGAGCCGTCGATCGACTACGTCGTCACCAAGATCCCACGTTTCGCGTTCGAGAAGTTCCCGGCTGCCGACTCGCACCTGACGACGCAGATGAAGTCGGTTGGCGAGGTGATGGCGATGGGTCGCACCTTCCAGGAATCGTTCCAGAAGGCGCTGCGCGGTCTGGAGACCGGCATCGACGGCCTCAGCGAGCGCTCCACCGATCGTGACGAGATCATCGAGGAGATCGGCGAGGCCGGCCCCGAGCGCATCCTCTATGTCGGCGACGCCTTCCGCATCGGCCTGTCGCTCGACGAGATCTTCGAGGAAACAGCGATCGACCCGTGGTTCCTGGCCCAGATCGAGCAGCTGATCCAGACCGAGACCGAGCTCAAGACCCGGTTGCTCGCGAGCCTGACGGCGACCGAACTGCGTTTCCTGAAGAAGAAGGGTTTCTCGGACCGCCGCCTGGCCAAGCTGATGGGCACCAACCAGCACGCCGTGCGCGAGGCGCGTCATGCGCTGGGCGTGCGGCCGGTCTACAAGCGGGTCGACACCTGCGCGGCCGAGTTCTCGACCCAGACCGCCTACCTCTACTCGTGTTACGAGAACGAGGACGGCGAGTGCGAGGCCGAACCCACCGCCAACAAGAAGATCATGGTGCTGGGTGGTGGCCCGAACCGCATCGGCCAGGGCATCGAGTTCGACTACTGCTGCGTGCACGCGGCGCTCGCCATGCGCGAGGATGGTTACGAAACCATCATGGTCAACTGCAACCCGGAAACCGTCTCGACCGACTACGACACCTCCGACCGCCTGTACTTCGAGCCGGTGACGCTCGAAGACGTGCTCGAGATCGTCGACAAGGAAAAGCCGGTCGGCGTGATCGTGCAGTACGGCGGCCAGACGCCGCTGAAGCTGGCGCTGGATCTGGAGCGCGCGGGCGTGCCGATCATCGGCACCTCGCCGGATTCGATCGACGCGGCCGAGGACCGCGAGCGCTTCCAGAAGCTGCTGCACGAACTCGGCCTGAAGCAGCCGCCCAACCGCACCGCGCGCACCGAAGAAGCCGCGCTGGCGCTGGCGCACGAGATCGGCTATCCGCTGGTGGTGCGCCCGAGCTACGTGCTGGGTGGCCGCGCGATGGAAATCGTGCACGGCGACAAGGACCTCGAGCGCTACATGCGCGACGCGGTGCGCGTGTCGGAGAAGTCGCCGGTGCTGCTGGACCGTTTCCTCGATGACGCGGTGGAGGTCGATGTCGACTGCATCAGCGACGGCGTCGACGTGATGATGGGCGCCATCATGGAGCACATCGAGCAGGCCGGCGTGCACTCGGGCGACTCGGCCTGCTCGCTGCCGCCGTACACCCTGTCGACCGTGCTGCAGGACGAATTGCGCCGCCAGACCACGGTCATGGCCAAGGGGCTGAAGGTGGTCGGCCTGATGAACGTGCAGTTCGCGATCCAGGGCGACGTCACGCAGGGGCTCGATGCCTGCACGGTGTACGTGCTGGAAGTCAACCCGCGCGCGTCGCGCACGGTGCCCTTCGTGTCGAAGGCGACCGGCCAGCCGCTGGCCAAGATCGCCGCGCGCTGCATGGCCGGTCAGAAGCTGGCCGACCAGCGCGGTGTGGGCGGTCGTGCGCCGCACGAGGTCATTCCGCCTTATTTCAGCGTCAAGGAAGCGGTTTTCCCGTTCAACAAGTTCCCGGGCGTGGATCCGATCCTCGGCCCCGAAATGCGCTCGACGGGCGAGGTGATGGGCGTGGGTCTGACGTTCGGCGAGGCGATGCTCAAGAGCCAGCTGGGTGCCGGCTCGCGCCTGCCGACCAAGGGCACGGTGGTGATCTCGGTCAAGAACAGCGACAAGGCGCGGGCCGTCGGTGTCGCGCGCGACCTGCATCAGCTCGGCTACACGATCGTGGCGACCAAGGGGACCGCGGCCGCGATCGCCCAGGGCGGCGTGCCGGTCAAGGTGGTCAACAAGGTCAAGGACGGCCGGCCGCACATCGCCGACATGATCAAGGGCGGCGAGATCCAGCTGGTGTTCACCACGGTCGATGAAACCCGCACGGCGATCGCGGATTCGCGCCACATCCGCACCGCGGCTCTGGCCAACCGGGTGACCTACTACACCACGATGGCCGGCTGCGAGGCGGCCACCGAGGCGCTCAAGCATCAGGCCGGGTTGTCGGTGGTCTCCCTGCAGGAACTGCACGCGCAACTGAACTAA
- the carA gene encoding glutamine-hydrolyzing carbamoyl-phosphate synthase small subunit, protein MLPVLPPAILALADGTVFQGVSIGAAGHTVGEVVFNTALTGYQEILTDPSYCRQIVTLTYPHIGNYGVNEQDVEARKVHAAGLIIKDLPIRSSNFRQSLTLSQYLVREGTVAIADLDTRRLTRILRTHGAQNGCIVAFAADTVVTQAMRDEAVALARKAPSMAGLDLAQVVTTDVSYPWTETEWQLLGADGTPGFGDQTAPRFHVVAYDFGVKRNILRMLAERGCKVTVVPARTPAAEALALKPDGIFLSNGPGDPQPCDYAIEAAAELIETGIPTFGICLGHQIMALASGAKTFKMKFGHHGANHPVKDLDTGRVSITSQNHGFAVDAESLPANLRTTHVSLFDGTLQGLARTDKPAFCFQGHPEASPGPHDIAYLFDRFTKLMSDQAEKKNA, encoded by the coding sequence GTGCTGCCCGTCCTGCCTCCCGCCATCCTCGCACTCGCAGACGGTACGGTCTTTCAAGGTGTCTCGATCGGCGCTGCCGGTCACACCGTGGGTGAGGTTGTGTTCAACACAGCGCTCACCGGCTATCAAGAGATCCTGACCGACCCGAGCTACTGCCGGCAGATCGTCACCCTGACGTATCCGCACATCGGCAACTACGGCGTCAATGAACAGGATGTCGAGGCCCGCAAAGTACACGCTGCGGGCCTGATCATCAAAGACCTCCCGATCCGTTCGTCCAACTTTCGCCAGTCGCTGACGCTGTCGCAATACTTGGTGCGTGAAGGCACCGTTGCGATCGCCGACCTCGACACCCGCCGCCTCACCCGCATCCTGCGCACCCACGGTGCCCAGAACGGCTGCATCGTGGCGTTTGCAGCTGACACCGTCGTGACACAAGCCATGCGCGACGAGGCCGTCGCGCTGGCCCGCAAGGCCCCCAGCATGGCCGGCCTCGACTTGGCTCAGGTCGTCACCACCGACGTCTCGTATCCCTGGACCGAAACCGAGTGGCAGCTCCTCGGCGCCGACGGCACGCCAGGGTTCGGCGACCAGACCGCACCGCGTTTCCATGTCGTGGCCTACGACTTCGGCGTCAAGCGCAACATCCTGCGCATGCTGGCCGAGCGCGGCTGCAAGGTCACCGTGGTGCCTGCCAGGACGCCGGCCGCCGAAGCGCTCGCGCTCAAGCCCGACGGCATCTTCCTGAGCAACGGCCCGGGTGACCCGCAGCCCTGCGACTACGCCATCGAGGCGGCTGCCGAACTGATCGAGACCGGCATCCCGACCTTCGGCATCTGCCTGGGCCACCAGATCATGGCGCTGGCCTCGGGCGCCAAGACCTTCAAGATGAAGTTCGGCCACCACGGCGCCAACCATCCGGTCAAGGATCTCGACACCGGCCGCGTCTCCATCACCAGCCAGAACCACGGTTTTGCGGTCGATGCCGAGTCGCTGCCGGCCAACCTGCGCACCACGCACGTGAGCCTGTTCGACGGCACGCTGCAAGGCCTGGCGCGCACCGACAAGCCGGCGTTCTGCTTCCAGGGCCACCCGGAAGCCTCGCCCGGTCCCCATGACATTGCCTACCTGTTCGACCGCTTCACCAAGCTGATGAGCGACCAAGCGGAGAAGAAGAATGCCTAA
- a CDS encoding GlcG/HbpS family heme-binding protein produces MKTKPVLTLEDVRRMAAAAEAEALNNNWAVTIAIVDDGGHLLWLQRLDGAAALSAHIAPAKARTSALGRRESRIYEEMINQGRTSFLSAPEIDGLLEGGVPIMVDGECIGAVGVSGVKSVEDAQVAKAGIAALGA; encoded by the coding sequence ATGAAAACCAAGCCCGTTCTGACCCTTGAAGATGTGCGTCGCATGGCCGCTGCCGCCGAGGCCGAGGCGCTGAACAACAACTGGGCCGTGACGATCGCCATCGTCGATGACGGGGGGCACCTGCTGTGGCTGCAACGCCTGGATGGGGCTGCGGCGCTGTCGGCGCACATCGCTCCGGCCAAGGCGCGCACCTCGGCGCTGGGTCGGCGCGAGAGCCGCATTTACGAGGAGATGATCAACCAGGGGCGCACGTCCTTCCTGAGCGCGCCCGAGATCGACGGCCTGCTCGAAGGTGGCGTGCCCATCATGGTCGATGGCGAGTGCATCGGTGCCGTGGGTGTCAGCGGCGTCAAGTCGGTCGAGGACGCGCAGGTCGCCAAGGCGGGTATCGCGGCCCTGGGCGCGTGA
- a CDS encoding Bax inhibitor-1/YccA family protein — protein MNQSLHTYTGNAGTGALGLQRNRVLRNTYGLLALSMLPTVLGAWIGVSTGIMAALGTGASLAVFLIGAFGFMFAIEKTKESATGVAVLLAFTFFMGLMLSRMLAAVLGFKNGGSLIMMAFGGTAGVFFAMATLATVIKRDLSGMGKFLFVGAIVLLVAGLINVFVQSTALMATLSVIAIGLFSAFMLYDIKRVLDGGETNYISATLAIYLDIYNVFQSLLALLGIFGGERD, from the coding sequence ATGAATCAAAGCCTGCACACCTACACCGGCAACGCTGGCACGGGAGCGCTGGGCCTGCAGCGCAACCGCGTGCTGCGCAACACGTACGGGCTGCTCGCGCTGTCGATGCTGCCCACCGTCCTGGGCGCCTGGATCGGCGTCTCGACCGGCATCATGGCCGCACTCGGAACGGGCGCCTCGCTGGCGGTGTTCCTGATCGGCGCCTTCGGTTTCATGTTCGCGATCGAAAAGACCAAGGAATCGGCGACCGGCGTGGCCGTGCTGCTGGCCTTCACGTTCTTCATGGGCCTGATGCTGTCGCGCATGCTGGCCGCAGTGCTGGGCTTCAAGAACGGCGGCTCGCTGATCATGATGGCCTTCGGCGGCACCGCCGGCGTCTTCTTCGCGATGGCGACGCTCGCCACCGTGATCAAGCGCGACCTCAGCGGCATGGGCAAGTTCCTGTTCGTCGGCGCGATCGTCCTGCTGGTGGCCGGCCTGATCAACGTTTTCGTGCAGTCGACGGCGCTGATGGCGACCCTGTCGGTGATCGCGATCGGCCTGTTCTCGGCCTTCATGCTGTACGACATCAAGCGCGTGCTCGACGGCGGCGAAACCAACTACATCAGTGCCACGCTGGCGATCTACCTGGACATCTACAACGTGTTCCAGAGCCTGCTGGCCCTGCTGGGCATCTTCGGCGGCGAGCGCGACTGA